In the Uranotaenia lowii strain MFRU-FL chromosome 1, ASM2978415v1, whole genome shotgun sequence genome, TAAcatattaaaaactttattacACGATTGTTACAACTAAAAAGAATAAACGGTGTGGTTCTTGATTAAAGTGGTGAAATAGAATGACTTGCACAATTGGTGTTCTTGGGTGGTAGACGTCAGTCGCTCTGACAGAATGTGTCAGACGATGAGCCCACTGATAATGATGATGGTGATAAGGTTGTGTAGGGGTGTCCTCCCAACACTTAATTTCGATATAATCCTTGAGATACTGAGATTTTATGTGctcgtcaagtatcttctccattaatttcaaaataaaggatGTCAGACTGATAGGTTTGAACGCCTTTGGttgagttttatcttttttccctaGTTTCGGGATGAAGATTACGTGCACCTTTTTCCACTGGGTGTGAATATGACAGAGTATCATCTTCGCCAGCAGCTTGAAATGGCAAGAATGTACTTATTGCGTATTTAACCATTCATGTTGTAAAGATTGTGCGCGATTTGCGGAGAGCTTCCTCGCGTCTGACATTTTGACTGGGTTCCGTGTTTATCCTGTGTCTGTAGTGAACTCcccattgtttttcttcaattcacCCAGTCCATTTGAGTGTTCTTTAGATAGCATAGCTTTCTGGAGCATGACATAGGCTTCTGGCGTAGTTTGAACGGATTCACAAATGTGCCTCCAACTGTACTCAGTTAGGAACTTACGAAAGTCATCCCAGTTTGAGTCAGCTTTTGCTTAGTTGAAAAGTCTTctgattttttccttaactttTCTAGTGGTCTGTTCCACCAAGAAACTCTTCTGTTTGAAACACGTTCCATCAGTGGACAGCTGGCTTCGAAAGCGTACATGATCTTATTTGTAAAACTGTTTGAAGCTTCCTATAATTGCTTTGTTGTTCGTATTTTCACATGACACAAAGGTTTACAAGCTTCAAGCGTGTGTTTGAAGAGATCCCAGTTGATGTTCCTGAGGTTTCTTCTCTCACTATGTCGAATGAAATATGTGTGTGATTCGATCTTCATCCAGTTGTATATTTTTCCTATAAGCAGTGGTGGTGGTGGCATAGAGTTAAATCGAGGACTTCTTGTCTGTTCGCCGTTGGGAACGAAGGTTTGTTTCCTTCGTTACATATTTCAATATGAGTTTTCTCCTAAAAACGCACACTCTTTAGTTCCGAAGTTTTTGCTTTGTTCAATGCCGTTGGatattcgaacccaaaagtcaTCTTTCCGGTCTCGGCAATTGATTCGACCGCCTTATTTGCAGGCAACTTGAAACACCCATAGATATACTCCATCTTCCGAAAAGCCCCCCGCGAGAACATCACAATTTTTTGGATACCTGGTCACTCAGGTTTTCCAGGAGATGAAACAGCAGATTGTCTGGTCTCTatactgccgctattcgcaaggctgccccatatgcattttcatcatttatcagtttatctcaaaaatcgctTTATTGCAGTTAATACTTCAATGTAcactaaaaactttcataactttgttataaagatacatatatgaaaaaaatatttcgattctTTGTTTTtacatatgggacagtcttgccgGTAGCGGCAGCATATTAGAGACGAATAGGAAATCAAGTGAACCAAAAAAACCCTCTCTTCGAAAAGTTAATCACATTTTTAAGACCATTATTATTTCGGCACAAATGAACAGTTCCAGATAACTTTACAATATTATCTATATTAATGGGTTTAGTATCCCGACGAACCGGCGTTAGTTGTAGGCCTAAATCTAACGTATAAATATAATACCTACATCGCAAAGGTGCGTTCCCCCTCAAATGGCACGCttgcaaaaatttgtaaagaACAAATTATTAGAAGAGCTTAATGATTACTTATCTTAGTATAATCCAGGCACCAGTAGGCATTTTTCACCTCGCCGCCCTCGGTCTTGAGCTGCCCAAACAGGTTGGTCGGCAAAATCGGTTCCGCACTCTGGTAGAATATGCTTTGAACGGTTCTGAACTTATTTTTGCTGGTCATCCCAACTCGGCGAATATAAGGTACCGAATTCTCAACCAGTTCGATAATTTTATTGTTCAGGATTGGAATTTCCAGCTGATCGGTTTTGCGGGACCGAATCTCTTCGAAGCTGACCGTTGGTCGGCTGAAATATTCTTCGGCTACTTGAGGATAGATGCTGGTCAGTTTGAGATGCGCTTCGATTGAGAGGAGATGCTCCAGGAGCATGTGAACCTGGGCTAGCTTTCCAATTTTGAGGTTTGCTTCGGCCGCATCGAAGTAGCTGTTTCGAATGGCATTGCTGCGTTGTTCCCCAGATCCCGCATGTCGGGTCAGGTCACTGGATCCCGAAAGCCCTGCTTCGTACATCGATTTCCGCATACTGGAAGCTCGACTGTTGTTTTTGGAATCTGCATTCTCTGGAACGCGACCAACGTTTTCCAGATTCAGGTTGCAAATTTTGCTCTCGTGGAAGATGATCTGGTAGTCTTTGAGGATTTTTTCTAGACCGATTTCCAGAAGAAGTTCGAATGGTTCAGCTCCGGTTAGAATGGGAATCGCGAGGCGATTTTGGGCTATCAGCTTGATCAGTTGGGCTAACCGATTGTTGTTGGTGGGAATGTTCTGTAAgttaaattattttcagaatttttttaactatcgaatgaagcaaaatttaaaaattaccgcAAGATTACTCCTGGAGGCAGCTTCCAAAATAAAGGtcaaaatttccttcaaatccTCGTAGTCAGAACATGctataatagaaataaaaatcatttttgtaaatctaAGAATATGTAAAAAGGGAAACTCACCCTTCAGAACACTCCACAATCGATCCGTTACATCGGTCGCCGATCGATTCTTAACCCGTTCCACAATCGTTCCGATATGCGTCAACTTATACTCCGTTGATTCCACAACACAAAACTCGGTCAAAATCCTCAGCACCTTGGCTTTGACGGCCTCAACATCCAAGGCCGGACCTCCATATCTCTCATCGTGAAAATTCTGCAATCCCGAAGACCGTATTTGCAAAATGTAATCCTTGATGTTAACCAGCAAATGCAGATGGCTCCAGAAGTACTCGGCTACCGATTTGGTTTCGTCCACGTGGATGCCCTGCCGCAGCAGAATGTCCGCCTTTTTGTTGATGCAAAACGAGGGCTGATCCGAGCGGGAAATCCACCGCAACTTGACGCTGATGTGCGACTGGATTTTGTACCTTTGAGGAGAAAAAAAGCTATGATTTTATAAATCTAACATTATGACATTTGTCATTTAAGAAGATTTCTGAATtccaaaaacaactttaaagtCTCACACTCAGACTGCAGATTTGAGATTCCGATTCCGATTTCAAATTTACATTTCAGATTAACATTacggtttcagattcagattcaaatttctgattcagattgaaatttaagattcagatgtcagattttACATTCAGactttgaaataagattttcagattttcagaaatcagattttgaatttagatttcagattcagattcccgAATTCATATTCTGTTTTAAGATtaagacttcagattcagattcagatctgtATCATACTTAGAATAATCTGGATAAGCaggtttaaattcagatttaagattccaTAATTGGTTTCagattacatttttaaatttcatattaaacaaattgaaattttggaagtttccttagattaaaaaaatcgaaaatttgaggTTCAAGAGAAAAATTACCACAACTCTATGGTCGTTTCCAGCTGTTGGGTACATCCGGGCATCTTCGTTTCGTGCAGCCGTTGCATTTTGCTCATCGGAAGCTGGTTCTCTGGAAAATATCCCAGCAGCTTAACAGCTCCCCGAACAAACCGATTCGTTCCGTTCAGTTCCAGCTGCAGAAGCAGAGTTTGGTCGGCATCTTTCCCATCGCAGAGAGCCCACAACTGTCCGGTTCCGATGACGGAACCATTTCCCAGCACTTCCTGCAGAATGCTGCGAGCCTTTTCCACCGGAACCGGCGAGAAAAATTCTTCCTTCGCTAGCCAGGGATTCTCCAAACAAACCAACAGTCCCTGATCATCCGACAAATCCAAATCTTCCAGCTTGACTTCATCCTTCAAGGGGGACCCAGTCAAATCCAGATTCTGCTGAGAGGAATCACTCGTCTTGGGACTGTAATAGTTTCCGCCATCCGTCAGCATCGCCTTGCTTCGAATTTCATCGTATTTGTAGacgaaaattattttcgttGTTCCGATTTCTGCCAGCGATTCCACATACGTTGGGGGAGGTGCCAGCTGGAAGTCTACGCTATCGTATGTGTCCCGCAGAAATGCGTACACGTTGGCCAAGTTGGAAACCTCTCCGGGCATTGCAATGGATCACTTATTTAACAATCACACAATAAATAAAacggaagaattttcaacaaaaaaccgAACACGACTTGGGCGGACAACAACCGAACGTTTGGATTTGAATTTCGAGTTGAACCATTCTAGCAACCCGCCGTTTGAATCGGGCGCAAGGTGTGTGGATGTTTTGGCGTTTTTCAGGTGAAGCAATATAAAAGCACTGAGCTAAATCTTCCTCACATATTGaggaagaaaaccaaaaaaatacagCAGATTAAATCTacttttatttgtaaaaacataaaatttatgttgtacaaaatatttcgtattttactacataaattgtattaaatatccattTTTGATAAAGCTTTTATTTGGTGTGTAAAAATGGGATAGAATCTGTGAATGTCGAAAAACCTAAATCAAAGAATATTATTGGAAGAAATTCAGTTCCGCTACGATAATATAAATGTCATTATTAAGCATAACATTCTtgtgaaaaatttgttattcttgtTATTATTCTCAttgcaataaatatttttgaaattatattgcAATTTTGTATTGTTTGCTtatgtttttgtattttaaaatctttgatgaaaatttttttactttgtaaattaataaatattagaaattttgtaagttttgtagaatttgtaaattttatcaattttgtgaatcTTGTCATTATTGTAAGTTTTGCTAgtcttgccatttttttcaatttcttgtcattttttaaatttgggtaatttatgtaattcctaacgtttttatcatttttgtcactaatgtcatttttgtcatttttgaaaatctttgtaaatctaataaattttgtattttttttgtaatttttgtaattttttgaatgtttgtaattttgtcatttttgtcatttttgtcactaatgtcattttggttatttttgaaaatctttgaaaatcttgtaaattttgtatttttttgtaatttttgaaatttttgtaatttttgtaatttttgtaatttttgtaatttttgtaatttttgtagtttttgtaatttttgtaatttttgtaatttttgtaatttttggaatttttgtaatttttgtaatttttgtaacttttgtaatttttgtaactttagtcatttttgtattttttgtcatttttgtcttttttgtcatttttgtcatttttgtcatttttgtcatttttgtcatttttgtcatttttgtcatttttgtcatttttgtcatttttgtcatttttgtcatttttgtcatttttgtcatttttgtcatttttgtcatttttgtcatttttgtcatttttgtcatttttgtcatttttgtcatttttgtcatttttgtaatttttgtaatttttgtaatttttgacatttttgtcatttttgtcatttttgtcatttctgtcatttttgtcatttttgtcatttttgtcatttttgtcatttttgtcatttttgtcatttttgtcatttttgtcatttttgtcatttttgtcacttttgtcacttttgtcatttttgtcatttttgtcatttttgtcatttttgtcatttttgtcatttttgtcattttttgtcatttttgtcattttttgtcatttttgtcatttttgtcatttttgtcatttttttcatttttgtcatttttgtcatttttgtcatttttgtcatttttgtcatttttgtcattttagtcattttagtcatttttgtcatttttgtcatttttgtcatttttgtcatttttgtcatttttgtcatttttgtcatttttgtcatttttgtcatttttgtcatttttgtcatttttgtcatttttgtcatttttgtcatttttgtcatttttgtcatttttgtcattttggtcatttttgtcatatttgtcatatttgtcatttttgtcatttttgtcatttttgtcatttttgtcatttttgtcatttttgtcatttttgtcatttttgtcatttttgtcatttttgtcatttttgtcatttttgtcatttttgtcatttttgtcatttttgtcatttttgtcatttttgtcatttttgtcatttttgtcatttttgtcatttttgtcatttttgtcatttttgtcatttttgtcatttttgtcatttttgtcatttttgtcatttttgtcatttttgtcatttttgtcattttggtcatttttgtcatttttgtcatttttgtcatttttgtcatttttgtcatttttgtcatttttgtcatttttgtcatttttgtcatttttgtcatttttgtcatttttgtcatttttgtcatttttgtcatttttgtcatttttgtcatttttgtcattttgtaatttatgtattttttgtaagttttgtcgttgttgtaattttttttccattttcgtcatttttttcatttttgttattttgaattggATGTTTGATGAAATTGAACACGCGTAAAACAATcgcttttatttcaatttatttatcgtTGATTTTCCCTtttgtttaattaaaatttgttagtTCTTTTAGTtatgttgtcatttttattagatcctcaaatttttatttactttaaataattattattttttcagtgtagttGACCTAGTTTGTTGACCCAAATGCCAATCCCCTTGAAAAGGTCATCAAAAGAAAAGTGACGTTTGTTATCAGTTTGTTGACAAACAGGTGAAAATTTTCCCGAAATCGGGGCGGATTTCCTCGTATTCGCGATTTTTGTGTGATTATCGTTCGCCGAGACCGTTTCCGGTGTCCGTCTGCCTTCCGATGCGCATTACAACCTCTCCGGGTGAGCAGCAGCGTGAGCAAAACCGAAGCAGCAGCGTTTTCTGTCGGGGCAATTCGCTAGGGATGGCTCCGGCGAAGTTAAACTACCGGATTTCGGTAGGGACATTCTTTGCCAAGTCGCATCCCAGTGATGAGTGTTGCGGAAGCAATGGGCTTCCGTTGACACCGAATTCGATTGGGATTTATGGGAGGGCGCAGCTTTTAAAGTCGGATGGGATGCGACATGAGAATTTATGTGAGTATCTGGATGTGGTCCGAGGAAAACATGAAAGGACCATTGTGGTGCAGGAGTATGCTGGGAATCCGTTGACTGAGACTTTCATTGGGGAAAATAATAAACATGAAACGCTGCTCCGGATTGCGTTTCAGGTTTTGAGAGCCCTGACTCATTTAAACGAGCTAGGGTTGATTTGCCGGAATTTGGAACCGGTTAACATTCTTATAAGTAGAGATTTTTGCGTAAAGTTGTACAACTATGGGTTGTATTACATGACACAAGGTGGCAAATACGTATCATTTCCGATTGGGaatttgaaatatctcggaccgGAAGTTGTTTTGGGTGAGTCATTTTCTGGTTCGGGATTATGATCAATAActgttaattttctttttacatGCACTAGGCTCCCGCGAAAACGTCAAAAGCGACGTTTGGTCCCTCGGGATTATTCTGGCCGAGCTAGCGTTAGGTTGTAAATTTTGGAACGGCCCAAAACTGGCACAAATCACCCGAAAAATTCTTGCTCTCTCAACGGCTGGTGATGTTTTTGAGAAACTTGCCAGAGAACACCAACAGATGGAAGCGTACCAGGTTCTGGAACCGGCTCTTCGACGCATCATCGAAGAATGTTTAAAAGTAAAGACGAGCCAACGACCTCAGCCGAAGGAATTGTTGGAAGATGCGGCGTTTGATTTTCTTCGGGAAGAACAGTTTGGCGTGGCTGATCCAGCTGGAATGACCTTACTGGAGAAGCACTGTGGCAATTTGGCAGAGATTTACTACCTCTGGCAGCTGGCCGGAGGAGATGTCCATCAGGAGCTCAAGAAGGAAGGACTGATCAAAAGCGAGGCACCGATTCTGTCCCTACCAAAGTAAGTAAAAGCCATTTCTTCCTAATTCGTAATCCTAATCTGAGATTTGGAATTTTAATCTAAAATcccaatctgaatctgaatttgaatatggaatttgaatatgaaatctgaatttgaatcgaaatcatcgaaatctgaatttaaaaatagaatctCAGGAAATCCGAATTGtgtatctgaatctggaatcttaatttgaaattaaagtcTGAGATTATTGGAATTTGTATacctaattgtttttttattgcagTTTGGTACTCTTAAATGGCAAATCGATTTCACCACCAAAAAGCCAAAGCTTCCTACACGATGGTCGAACAATATTCCTAAACTTTAACATCCTACTAGAGCGTTTGTCCAAAATACCGGAGGAAGACTATCTTCCCCTCATCTACACTACCAATGCGTATCTCGAATCTCCCGTTTTCAAAACGGAACTGCCGCTGGTCATTCGAGAAAAGGACACAGTTTACCAATTTCACCGAATTATGTTGCTGAAAACGCTCCTCCAAGGCTATCCCTATACCCAAGATCTACTCAAATCATTCGCCAGCAAGGACATTCCACCTCCTTTCCGAGGACACGTGTGGGCTTGTCTCCTGGGAGTAGTAGAAGGCAATGGCCTCTACGAACAGCTCGACAAGTGTAGCCCAACTCTAACGGATCGTCAAATCGAGGTGGACATTCCACGATGTCACCAGTACAACGAACTCCTGTCCTCACCCGAAGGACACTCCAAACTCAAGCGGCTGTTGAAAGCCTGGGTCACAGCCCATCCCCAGTACGTCTACTGGCAAGGCCTCGACTCTCTGACTGCTCCATTCCTGTATCTGAACTTCAACAACGAAGAACGCGCCTTTCTCAGTCTGTACAAGTTCATTCCGAAGTATTTGCACCTCTTCTTTCTGAAGGATAACTCGTCAATCATCAAGGAGTATTTGGTGAAATTCTTTCAACTTATTTTCTTCCACGAACCTGTTCTTGCTAAACATTTGCATGGAATTAGCTTCATTCCTGAGCTGTACGCCATCCCGTGGTTTTTAACGATGTTCAGCCGTAAGTTAACCTGCAAATTAACTCAAGTTCCAATAATTAACCCAAACCTCTCATTTGCAGATGTGTTCCCGTTACATAAAATATTCCACCTGTGGGATAAACTTATCCTAGGCGATAATTCCTATCCTCTGTTCATCGGGATCGCTATCCTGAAGCAGCTTAAGAACACGCTGTTGAAGTCCGGATTCAATGAGTGTATTTTGCTGTTCAGTGATTTGCCGGATATAGTGATGGAAACGTGTGTTAATGATTCGGAAACGATGTACCAGTTTACGCCGAAGAGCGTTACCTACCGGAAGTACGCGCTGCACGAAGACGAACCGGGAGAGTTTGTAAGTTGGAAAAGAAGTTTGTATTTTCTTGCATACATTTATTCTTCCAATGTATTCAcccacaaaaacaaaaactcctAAGCAGAGCTTTCCAAACATAACTAAGTACATAAAACACTTTTCAATAATACTAATAGATATGCAATTTTTGTCGATTATCTTTGGAGTAATTAACAAATCAACGTTATTTTGCCGGATATTTTCTTCAACGACATCGATAATTTATCCTAAACAGAGATGAGCTGGGCCTTTTTCAAGGAATGACTCGTTTGTCAGTTATTTTTTGCATGTAAGCCGTGGCACCTAAGACCCATTGACGCAACCTCACatattcgccagatcacgctcctcttggtctaaccacctcgctcgttgcgcccctgatCGTCCCGGCTTCGCGtctcagtttgcggtagatctcttccACCGGCGCAGATGATCTGTAGACTATATCAATGttgtcggcaaagcagataagttgactggatcccCCAGCAGTCCAGCTGCACAAGGCGGTTCTAGCTGAGTGAGTGGTCGAAATTCTTCGCAAATCAATAGCGGATTTGGCGACGTTCGAGTTCTCGCAAAAGTCAGTCTCCCGGCGCGGGAGGTACTTAAAAGTCGCGAGAATTACTCAACGTGGGCGTACGGCATGAAAATGGTACTGATTCGAGAAGGCCCGTAGTACGCGTGGTACACCCATGTGGACGAGGAGGTAAGTTTGAGGGCACTCACTACAATTTGCTTGACTTTGGAGTCGGTGAACTAAAGTCTAGTTCAGGACGCACGAACGGCACAAGAAGCTTGGGGGAAACTACGAAGAGCTTTTCAAGACGATGGTCTGACGAGGAAAATCAGTCTGCTGCGAAAACTTACATCGATACGGCTGAAAGAATGCGGAAGCGTGGAATCATATGTCAATAGTGTGATGTCCACTGTCCATAAGCTCGCCGGTATTGGATTCCGAGTAGACGATTCGTGGCTGGCGGCGTTGTTGTTGATGGGACTCCCTACGAATTACTAGCCGATGATCAGGATTGTAGGCTTCGGGAGCAGCACTGACGACGGATGCGGTGAAGACTAAGATACTgcaagacttgttttggaaatttttgagcggctttatcggtgaatgttataGATTTGAAATGATAGACGGATAGACCATATAAGATAGTGACTAaggtgttgaaaagagcgaagagtaTTTGTGAATAAAAGCTTGGCCACATACTGAAATTTTTGCCCCTCATCAATCAACTGTATCGAAGAAGAAGTATCAGTTGATTATTGATGGTTTGATTGCCATGTGGATACACATGTGCAGAACGGCAAGATGTTCAAATTCAAACAGTATCGAAGTGGAGTGGTGCTGATAGCGCACTTTACAGTGCACAAAAAGTAGCGTGGCAGCATGAATAACAAGGGCAAGAAGGACGGCGGCTGTTTTATCTGTGGAAAACCTGGTCACTATGTGGCGAAATGTGCCCAAAAGACGGCGAATAACATGGCAATGTGCATCGTGTTTTCGATTGGCAACGTCCTTGAGTCCGAATGGTACTTTGATCCTGGAGCGACAGCACATATGTCGCGGTCGACTGACGGTTTCGTGAAGCAGTTTTTCTCCGGCCGGAACAGCGAACAACGATTCAATGATGTCTGCATCCATAGGTTTCGTCAAGCTGGAAGTCAACGAAGGTCCTATCGAGATTCAAGAGATGTTGCAGATTCCTGAACTGGCAGCAAATTTTACTGTCGGTGAGCAAAACATGCCAGACAGGAACATGACAAAACGGCAATCGATGGTCGACGGTTTGAAATGATCCGCAACGAAACCCAAATAAGTGGCATGCATCGAAGGGAAGTACGCCCGAAATCAGTTTCCTTCAAGTGGTTCCAAGGCGAAAGGTTTGCTGGATCTGGTGCACTCAGACTTGTGAGGCCCGAACGAGGTTCCGTCGCTGGGTGGAAGTCGTTATGTCATCACTTTCATTGACGACTTCAGTAGGAAAGTTTTTCAGTATTTCCTGGGAAAGAAAAACGTGAGGTGAAGGATGCCCACGAACGGTTCAAAGCCAGGGTCGAGGGGCaaactggacgtaaattgaaggtgttgagaaccgTCAACGGGGCCGAGTACGTTCATCAGCCGTGTGGTCGAAAAAGGAAAGCCGACAGCTTTGGCCAATTCTTCAAGCCCAGATCCTGTACATTCCATGGAATTGACAACGGTGCAAATAGAAGAACCTGTTACGCAATCCAAGGATGCTGACTCTGCGCTCCCACCGCAACTTAGTTAAGTAGACAGGCTGATCAGCAGCTAGAGTTTATGCGCAGCGGTCGGGAACGTCGACCTCCAGGCAATTATTCCGATTCCGTTACATATTCGCCTTCTACTGTCCTGGAAAATTCCCACCAGACATCCTAGGTTGCTACTGACGATCCCGTGAGTAACGCTGAAGCCCTGGCGAGGCCGATGGTTGGCCGCTATGCGTGAGGAGATTCGATCTTTGGAGGATACGCAACAAGTGGGTGTTCAGGACCAAACGGGATGCTTAAGGACGAATCGACGAGTACAAGGCGCGTCTCGTCGTGAAGGGGTGTTCGCAATGTCCATTAATCGAATACGACGAGGTCTATTCACCGGTGGTCCGATATTCGACGATTCGATATCTGCTGGCACTTGCAGAGGAGCACGACATGGACAGCGAGCGAATAGATGCTGTGAGTGCGTATCTACAAAGAAGTCTCGGAGACGAGGTCATCTTTATCGATCAGCCGGAAGGGTTCGGCGATTGTGGAACGCACAACTGGATGGAGCACTGAAGAAGTTTGGCTTATCACAATCAAAGG is a window encoding:
- the LOC129738832 gene encoding protein zwilch, whose amino-acid sequence is MPGEVSNLANVYAFLRDTYDSVDFQLAPPPTYVESLAEIGTTKIIFVYKYDEIRSKAMLTDGGNYYSPKTSDSSQQNLDLTGSPLKDEVKLEDLDLSDDQGLLVCLENPWLAKEEFFSPVPVEKARSILQEVLGNGSVIGTGQLWALCDGKDADQTLLLQLELNGTNRFVRGAVKLLGYFPENQLPMSKMQRLHETKMPGCTQQLETTIELWYKIQSHISVKLRWISRSDQPSFCINKKADILLRQGIHVDETKSVAEYFWSHLHLLVNIKDYILQIRSSGLQNFHDERYGGPALDVEAVKAKVLRILTEFCVVESTEYKLTHIGTIVERVKNRSATDVTDRLWSVLKACSDYEDLKEILTFILEAASRSNLANIPTNNNRLAQLIKLIAQNRLAIPILTGAEPFELLLEIGLEKILKDYQIIFHESKICNLNLENVGRVPENADSKNNSRASSMRKSMYEAGLSGSSDLTRHAGSGEQRSNAIRNSYFDAAEANLKIGKLAQVHMLLEHLLSIEAHLKLTSIYPQVAEEYFSRPTVSFEEIRSRKTDQLEIPILNNKIIELVENSVPYIRRVGMTSKNKFRTVQSIFYQSAEPILPTNLFGQLKTEGGEVKNAYWCLDYTKISNH
- the LOC129753207 gene encoding TBC domain-containing protein kinase-like protein; protein product: MRITTSPGEQQREQNRSSSVFCRGNSLGMAPAKLNYRISVGTFFAKSHPSDECCGSNGLPLTPNSIGIYGRAQLLKSDGMRHENLCEYLDVVRGKHERTIVVQEYAGNPLTETFIGENNKHETLLRIAFQVLRALTHLNELGLICRNLEPVNILISRDFCVKLYNYGLYYMTQGGKYVSFPIGNLKYLGPEVVLGSRENVKSDVWSLGIILAELALGCKFWNGPKLAQITRKILALSTAGDVFEKLAREHQQMEAYQVLEPALRRIIEECLKVKTSQRPQPKELLEDAAFDFLREEQFGVADPAGMTLLEKHCGNLAEIYYLWQLAGGDVHQELKKEGLIKSEAPILSLPNLVLLNGKSISPPKSQSFLHDGRTIFLNFNILLERLSKIPEEDYLPLIYTTNAYLESPVFKTELPLVIREKDTVYQFHRIMLLKTLLQGYPYTQDLLKSFASKDIPPPFRGHVWACLLGVVEGNGLYEQLDKCSPTLTDRQIEVDIPRCHQYNELLSSPEGHSKLKRLLKAWVTAHPQYVYWQGLDSLTAPFLYLNFNNEERAFLSLYKFIPKYLHLFFLKDNSSIIKEYLVKFFQLIFFHEPVLAKHLHGISFIPELYAIPWFLTMFSHVFPLHKIFHLWDKLILGDNSYPLFIGIAILKQLKNTLLKSGFNECILLFSDLPDIVMETCVNDSETMYQFTPKSVTYRKYALHEDEPGEFDLKYTEEDHKDVQQELYPRLSVYDLIRLLRDRPSSIAILDLRSNLEHKKVSIENSVNIPFSSVSLKDCRLDMLNVSKLEPYLRKKIVVVVSTSHESALLFAKFLVDCHVSYVSVLNRGFDAVYRPEDKLLLQTFDYINTLARNVPNISKFVES